The following nucleotide sequence is from Kineobactrum salinum.
ACCCAGCGGTGCTTCGTTCAAAGCGGGGATGAACCTTTGACATGTGTGGGTCGGCTATCTTGAAGAAAAACAACGCGGGTAGCAACCCTTTGTGACGGTGGCGCAAGGCCCTTCAACCGCGCTGTAGCACCAGTTCCAGCACCAGCTTGGAGCCGAAGAAGGCCAGTACCAGCAGGGTGAAGCCGCCCAGGGTGAAGCGCACCGCCGTCTGGCTGCGCCAGCCCAGTTGGTAGCGTCCCCACAGCAGGGTGGAATAGATTGCCCAGGCCAGCAGGGTCAACACCGTCTTGTGGACCAGGTGCTGGGCGAACAGGTCCTCCAGAAACAGCAGGCCGGAGACAATCGCAACCGTCAGCAGCACGACTCCGGCCCACAGCAGCTCGAACAGCATCGTCTCCATCAATTGCAGTGGGGGCAGCAGACTGACCATGCCGGTGGCATGGCGGTGCTTGAGCTGGTGGTCCTGCACTGCCAGCAGTGCGGCTTGCACTGCAGCCAGCGTGAGCACGGCGTAGGCCAGGATGGAGGAGGCGACATGCAACAGTACACCCCCGCCCATGTGCGGTGGAGCGACGCCGGTCTGGGGTGCGAAAGCGGACACCAGCACCGCCGCTGCGGAGATCGGCAGCAACACCACGAGCAGGTTCTGCAGCGGCCGGCGCAGCAACCAGACGACGCAGGCGAGATTCACTACCAGCGTGACCAGTGCCAGGATCTTGTACAGCCCCAGATGCACGCCCTGGCCGTCGAATACACTGAACCAGGCCACCAGGGCATGGCACAGCAGCGCGATGACGCCCAGCGTGATCACCATCGCGCTGAGGCGCGGCCGACGCTGCCGCATATGCAGCAGGTGAAGGCCCGTCGCCGTCAGATACAGCAGCGCGGCGAGAATGGCTAACAAGGGCAGAGGCATGGTTTGGGGGTTGGACCCGGGTGACGTATACTGCGCTCCTTTGTACCGATTTGTCCCGGCATAATCAATAGCGCCGGGTGTTGCCGAGAGTCATTCCGATGTTTGAGAGCTTATCCGATCGCCTGTCCCAGAGCCTGCGCAACGTCAGCGGCAAGGCGCGGCTGACCGAGGACAATATCCAGGACACCCTGCGTGAAGTACGCATGGCACTGCTGGAGGCCGATGTGGCGCTGCCGGTGGTGAAGGACTTCGTCGAGGCGGTGAAGCAGCGCGCACTGGGCCAGGAGGTAATGAGCAGCCTGAGCCCGGGGCAGGCCTTCCTGAAGATCGTGCAGACCGAGCTGGAATCGGTGATGGGTTCTGCCAACGAGGGGCTGAACCTGGCGGTGCAGCCGCCAGCCATTATCCTGATGGCTGGCCTGCAGGGTGCGGGCAAGACCACCTCGGTGGCCAAACTGGCGCGCCTGCTGCGGGAGCGGGACAAGAAATCGGTGACGGTGGTCAGCGCGGACGTGTACCGTCCCGCGGCGATCAAGCAGCTGGAAACCCTGGCGGCGGAAGTCGGGGTGGACTTCTATCCCAGCGCGCCCGACCAGAAGCCGGTCGATATCGCCCGCGCTGCGATCGAGCACGCCCGCATCCGCTTCAGCGATGTCCTGATCATCGACACTGCCGGCCGGCTGGCGATCGACGAGGCCATGATGGCTGAGATCGCCGAGTTGCATCGGGTCACCCAACCCGCCGAAACGCTGTTTGTGGTCGATGCGATGACCGGGCAGGACGCCGCCACCACCGCCAAGGCCTTTGGCGAGGCGTTGCCTTTGACCGGTGTGATCCTGACTAAGGTTGATGCCGACAGCCGCGGTGGTGCCGCGCTGTCGGTGCGCACCATTACCGGCAAGCCGATCAAGTTCCTCGGCGTGGGCGAGAAAACCCAGGCGCTGGATCCCTTCCACCCCGACCGGCTGGCCTCGCGCATCCTGGGCATGGGCGATGTGATGTCGCTGATCGAGGAAGCCGAGCAGAAAGTTGACCGGCACAAGGCCGAGCGCCTGGCGCGCAAGGTCAAGAAGGGCAGCGCTTCGATCTGGAGGACTTTCGCGACCAGTTGCAGCAGATGACCAATATGGGCGGCATTACCGGCATGCTCGACAAGCTGCCGGGCATGGGCAACATGGCGCAAATGGCGCAGCAGAACCTGGACACCAAAATGTTTGCGCGGATGGAGGCGATGATCAACTCCATGACCCCGCGCGAGCGCCGCAATCCGGACCTGATTGTCGGCTCCCGCAAGCGCCGCATCACCCGCGGCTCCGGTACCCAGGTTCAGGACCTCAACCGCCTGCTGAAACAGCACAAGCAGATGCAGAAGATGATGAAGAAGATGAAGGGCGGCGGCATGGAGAAAATGATGCGTGGTCTGGGTGGCATGATGCCGCCGGGCGGCGGTGCCGGCGGCGGCTTCCCGTTCCGCTGAAGTGGCGCGGCCGGCTCTCGCTAAGCTCCCGGAATTGTTAAAAATATCGCCCCGGCAGGGGTTTTAAATAGCGGGAAATTTCCGTATGATACGCCACCTTTGCGGCCGTGGTGACGGTATTTGCCGTGGATAATGCGGTGGGTTTGCCGCAGATCCCTACTCAATTTCAGGAAATTACGGAATATGGTAACAATTCGTCTTTCACGTGGTGGTGCCAAGAAGCGCCCGTTCTATCACTTGACTGTTACTGACAGCCGCAAGTCGCGCGACGGTCGATTTATCGAACGCGTCGGCTTCTTCAACCCGGTGGCACGCGGCCAGGAAGTACGGCTGCAGGTCGACAATGACCGCATTGCCTACTGGCAGGGTCAGGGTGCCCAGCTGTCCGAGCGCGTGGCGAAGCTGGTCAGGGAATCCAGTGCCGTCAAGGAAGCCAGCGCGGCCTGATCCGGTGCCGGTCCGATGACTGAGGCCGCTGCAGACGAACGTATTGTCATCGGCCGCATCACCGGTTGTCATGGCATCAAGGGCTGGGTAAAGGTTCACTCCTATACCGAGCCGCAGGAAAATTTCCTGGCCTACAGTGGCTGGATGGTCCAGCGCCGCGGTGGCCTGCAGGCGGTGGAGTTTGACGCCGGGCGGCGCCAGGGCAAGGGTCTGGTGGCACACATCAAGGGTGTCGACGATCGCAATCAGGCCGAGCTTTTTCAGGGCCTGGAAGTCAGTGTCGAAGGCGGGCAGTTGCCGGCGCTGGAAGAGGGCGACTATTACTGGCGCCAGTTGCAGGGCATGCAGGTGTGGTGTGGGCCGGAGGATGAACAGGTGTTGCTGGGGACAGTGGATTACCTGATCGAGACCGGCGCCAATGATGTCCTGGTAGTGAAGGCCTGCGAGGGTAGTTACGACCAGCGGGAGCGGCTGGTGCCCTGGCTGCCGGGGTCGACGGTAACCCGGGTGGACAAGCAGGCCGGCAGAATCGAAGTCGACTGGTTCCTGGACGAATAGCAGGCCGCCAGTCAAGCAAGCGGCGGGTAACATGCAGATAGCAGTAGTGAGCCTGTTTCCCGAAATGTTCGGCGCAGTGAGCGAGCACGGGGTGACCGGCCGCGCGGTTGGGCAAGGGCTGGTGACCTTCGGGCATCACAATCCCCGCGATTATACAGACGACCGTCACCGTACAGTGGACGACCGGCCCTTTGGCGGCGGCCCCGGTATGGTGATGAAGATTGCTCCGCTGCAGCAGGCGATAGCCGCTGCCCGGGCGCAGCTGGCGCCGGTGGCGCGGGTGATCTACCTGTCCCCCCAGGGGACGCGCTTCGACCACGCCAAGGCGTTGGAACTGGCGCAGGCGCAGTCGCTGATACTGGTGGCGGGGCGCTACGAAGGAGTGGATGAACGCCTGCTCGAGAGCGAGATAGACGAAGAGCTCTCGATCGGCGATTACGTATTGAGCGGTGGTGAGCTGGCGGCGATGGTGGTTGTCGACGCGGTGATCCGCCAGTTGCCCGGGGTGCTCGGGCACGAACTGTCGGCCCTGGAGGATTCCTTTGCCGACGGCTTGCTGGACTGTCCGCACTACACCCGGCCGGAGGTTTATCAGGGCAGGGCGGTGCCGGACGTATTACTGAGCGGCGATCACGAGCGGATTCGCCGCTGGCGCCTTAAGCAGGCACTGGGCAGGACGCAGCAGCGGCGCCCGGACCTGCTGGAAGGCAGGACGTTGACCGCCGAGGAACAGGAGTTGCTGGCACTGTATCGCCAGGAACAGGATTTGGGTTAATACAAGTACACTAGCTGTGAAGCTACGCATCGGAAATGACAGGAGCGCACCATGAGCACCAACAAGATTATCTCTCAGCTTGATGCTGAACAGATGCAAAAGGAACTGCCTGAATTCAGCCCCGGCGATACCGTGGTGGTGCAGGTCAAGGTCAAGGAAGGTACCCGTGAGCGTCTGCAGGCGTTTGAGGGCGTCTGTATTGCCAAGCGCAGCCGGGGACTGAACTCGGCCTTCACGGTGCGCAAGATTTCCCACGGCGTCGGTGTGGAGCGGACCTTTCAGGCCTACAGCCCGCTGGTTGACAGCGTCAGTGTCAAGCGCCGCGGCGACGTGCGCCAGGCCAAACTGTACTATCTGCGCGAACTGTCCGGCAAGGCGGCCCGTATCAAGGAAAAGCTGGCCACCCGCTAGGCAGGCGGCAAGTGCCGCGCGCCAACAGCCGCGGCAGGTCCTGTTGCGGCGCTGTGCCGGGCCGCGTGCGGCGCCGGATTCCATGATATCGTAGCGCCATGTCCAGCTTGCTCCCGGAACACCCCGACGTAGAACACTACATCGATTCCCTGTGGATCGAGAAGGGGCTCGCCGACAACACGCTTGACGCCTACCGCCGCGACCTGTCTCAGTATCACCAGTGGCTGGGGCAGCGTGACCGCACCCTCATGCAGGCGGATCGCTCCGACCTGCAGGCCTATCTGGGGCAGCGGATGCGGCAGGGCCAATCGCCCCGCTCCAGCGCCCGCTTCATGTCCTGTGTGCGCGGTTTCTATCGCTTCCTGCTGCGCGAAGGCCGCCTGCAGA
It contains:
- a CDS encoding cytochrome C assembly family protein; protein product: MLAILAALLYLTATGLHLLHMRQRRPRLSAMVITLGVIALLCHALVAWFSVFDGQGVHLGLYKILALVTLVVNLACVVWLLRRPLQNLLVVLLPISAAAVLVSAFAPQTGVAPPHMGGGVLLHVASSILAYAVLTLAAVQAALLAVQDHQLKHRHATGMVSLLPPLQLMETMLFELLWAGVVLLTVAIVSGLLFLEDLFAQHLVHKTVLTLLAWAIYSTLLWGRYQLGWRSQTAVRFTLGGFTLLVLAFFGSKLVLELVLQRG
- the rpsP gene encoding 30S ribosomal protein S16, whose translation is MVTIRLSRGGAKKRPFYHLTVTDSRKSRDGRFIERVGFFNPVARGQEVRLQVDNDRIAYWQGQGAQLSERVAKLVRESSAVKEASAA
- the rimM gene encoding ribosome maturation factor RimM (Essential for efficient processing of 16S rRNA), translated to MTEAAADERIVIGRITGCHGIKGWVKVHSYTEPQENFLAYSGWMVQRRGGLQAVEFDAGRRQGKGLVAHIKGVDDRNQAELFQGLEVSVEGGQLPALEEGDYYWRQLQGMQVWCGPEDEQVLLGTVDYLIETGANDVLVVKACEGSYDQRERLVPWLPGSTVTRVDKQAGRIEVDWFLDE
- the trmD gene encoding tRNA (guanosine(37)-N1)-methyltransferase TrmD, yielding MQIAVVSLFPEMFGAVSEHGVTGRAVGQGLVTFGHHNPRDYTDDRHRTVDDRPFGGGPGMVMKIAPLQQAIAAARAQLAPVARVIYLSPQGTRFDHAKALELAQAQSLILVAGRYEGVDERLLESEIDEELSIGDYVLSGGELAAMVVVDAVIRQLPGVLGHELSALEDSFADGLLDCPHYTRPEVYQGRAVPDVLLSGDHERIRRWRLKQALGRTQQRRPDLLEGRTLTAEEQELLALYRQEQDLG
- the rplS gene encoding 50S ribosomal protein L19, giving the protein MSTNKIISQLDAEQMQKELPEFSPGDTVVVQVKVKEGTRERLQAFEGVCIAKRSRGLNSAFTVRKISHGVGVERTFQAYSPLVDSVSVKRRGDVRQAKLYYLRELSGKAARIKEKLATR